In Erigeron canadensis isolate Cc75 chromosome 6, C_canadensis_v1, whole genome shotgun sequence, the following are encoded in one genomic region:
- the LOC122604496 gene encoding uncharacterized protein LOC122604496, whose translation MSERSSRDTLNAFCDGVNKLYRHEYLRRPTRTDTQCILDHHASYHGFPGMLVAWRGQYTRGDHHGPTISLEAVASQDCWIWHAYFGVAGSNNDINVLNQSPLFNPFEDGTAPLVPFTVNGTEYRYPYYLVDGIYPRYAMFVKTISHPTDEKRIRYAKAQEAARKDVEQAFGII comes from the exons ATGTCGGAAAGATCGTCACGAGACACCCTTAATGCTTTTTGTGATGGAGTCAATAAGTTATATCGGCATGAATACTTGCGTAGGCCAACGCGTACTGATACGCAATGCATTCTTGATCACCATGCGTCTTATCATGGTTTCCCCGGCATGTTAG TAGCTTGGCGTGGCCAGTACACGCGAGGTGACCATCACGGGCCAACAATATCGCTTGAAGCAGTTGCATCACAGGATTGTTGGATTTGGCACGCATACTTTGGTGTTgccggttcaaacaacgacattaatgtgttgaaccaatctcctTTGTTCAACCCTTTTGAAGATGGCACAGCACCGTTGGTTCCTTTCACTGTAAATGGAACCGAATATCGGTACCCGTATTATCTCGTGGATGGGATCTACCCAAGATATGCGATGTTTGTGAAAACGATTTCCCATCCAACCGATGAGAAAAGGATTCGATATGCTAAGGCACAGGAGGCTGCAAGGAAGGACGTGGAGCAAGCTTTtggtattatataa
- the LOC122603991 gene encoding protein argonaute 4A-like gives MARRGFGTNGQRISLLTNHFNVKLSSNSDHFYQYNVDFFYEDGSPVEAKGVGRKVLDMVQNMYNSEIGGKGFAYDGEKTLFTVGPFPGTSLEFRVLLENRSSNRTVRGGSPNGEETKRSRRQSQSKSYTVKIRYATKIPIQVIFNALQGKDSEQFSEAVRVLDVLLRQHAAKQGCLLVRQCFFHNDPRNFVSLGGGVVGCRGFHSSFRAAQAGLTLNMDVSTTMIVRPGKVVDFLLENQNVRTLREVDWIKAKRTLRSLRIKSFPTNREYKIIGLSERICGEQKFMLNQKTANGTANSIEITVYEYFAKYHHIEVKDSYDYPCLDVGKPKRPIYLPLELCELISLQRYTKALSSLQRASLVEKSRQKPQERMKALTDALGKSNYHADPLINSTGITISTTITEVEGRVLEPPKLKSGRGGDLFPHGGRWNFKNKVINSSFMVGSNARCNIAALSRDLVRCCRAKGMDLDDPYEIIEESPQFRHASAPDRVGKMFEAIRKALPGSPLFLLCILPERKNSDIYGPWKRKCLVDFGIVTQCMAPTARINDQYLTNLLLKINAKMGGINSMLSLEHLRSIPLVSETPTIIFGMDVSHGAAGRSDVPSIAAVVSSRKWPCISRYRASVRTQSSRVEMIDDLFKPLPPTKEDPKKDEGMIRELLEDFYQSTPRLKPQNIIIFRDGVGESQFNQVLNIELEAIMQACKFLEENWDPKFTVIVAQKIHHTKFFQSNSPLNVPPGTIIDSKVCHPKNNDFYLCAQNGAIGTTRPTHYQVLLDQIGFSADQLQELVHSLSYVYQRSTSAISVVAPVCYAHLAAGQMAQFLKFDDMADATSSHSGGFGPAGGFPQMPELKESVRSSMFFC, from the exons ATGGCTAGACGTGGGTTTGGCACTAATGGCCAGAGGATCTCTTTACTGACTAACCATTTCAATGTGAAACTTAGCAGCAACAGTGATCACTTTTATCAATACAAT GTGGATTTCTTCTATGAAGATGGGAGTCCTGTTGAGGCAAAAGGGGTTGGTCGAAAAGTACTAGACATGGTCCAAAATATGTATAATTCTGAGATAGGTGGTAAAGGGTTTGCATATGATGGTGAAAAGACATTGTTTACAGTAGGCCCGTTTCCAGGAACTTCTCTCGAGTTCCGAGTATTGTTGGAGAATCGGTCATCAAATAG AACTGTAAGAGGAGGCAGCCCAAATGGAGAGGAAACCAAGCGATCAAGGCGTCAATCTCAATCGAAGTCATATACTGTGAAGATAAGATATGCAACTAAAATCCCGATTCAAGTAATCTTTAATGCACTTCAAGGGAAAGATTCTGAGCAATTTAGTGAAGCAGTAAGGGTTCTCGATGTTCTTCTAAGGCAACATGCTGCAAAACA AGGTTGTCTTCTCGTTCGACAGTGTTTCTTTCACAACGACCCAAGAAACTTCGTAAGCCTTGGGGGCGGGGTTGTGGGGTGCAGGGGATTTCATTCCAGTTTTCGGGCCGCTCAAGCTGGATTAACTTTGAATATGG ATGTTTCAACTACAATGATAGTCAGACCAGGGAAAGTCGTGGACTTCCTTCTAGAGAATCAAAATGTTCGAACCTTGAGGGAAGTCGACTGGATTAAG GCTAAAAGAACGCTGAGGAGCCTTCGTATTAAGAGCTTCCCTACTAATCGTGAGTATAAGATTATTGGGCTGAGCGAAAGAATATGTGGAGAACAGAA ATTTATGTTGAACCAAAAGACTGCCAACGGCACAGCTAATTCAATCGAGATAACAGTCTATGAATATTTTGCCAAATATCATCATATTGAAGTTAAAGACTCTTATGATTATCCATGCCTAGACGTTGGGAAGCCAAAGCGACCTATTTACCTCCCACTTGAG TTGTGCGAATTGATATCCCTACAAAGATATACCAAGGCGTTGTCAAGTTTACAAAGAGCTTCACTTGTTGAGAAATCTAGACAGAAGCCTCAAGAACGAATGAAAGCCTTGACGGAT GCATTGGGGAAAAGTAACTACCATGCTGATCCTCTTATTAACTCAACCGGTATCACAATCAGCACAACAATCACTGAAGTTGAGGGTCGTGTTTTGGAACCCCCAAAG TTGAAGTCTGGAAGGGGAGGAGACTTGTTTCCTCATGGTGGGCGATGGAACTTTAAGAACAAGGTCATAAACTCTTCCTTTATGGTT GGGTCAAATGCACGCTGCAACATTGCCGCATTAAGCAGAGATCTAGTCAGGTGCTGTCGCGCAAAAGGGATG GATCTTGATGACCCATATGAAATAATCGAAGAGAGTCCTCAGTTTAGGCACGCTTCTGCCCCTGATCGTGTAGGCAAGATGTTTGAAGCGATAAGAAAAGCACTTCCAGGCTCACCTTTGTTTCTTCTATGCATTCTCCCTGAACGAAAGAATTCAGACATTTATG GTCCGTGGAAGAGAAAATGTCTAGTAGACTTTGGGATCGTCACACAGTGCATGGCGCCCACGGCTAGGATCAATGACCAGTATCTGACAAACTTGCTTCTAAAGATCAATGCCAAG ATGGGTGGAATAAACTCTATGCTATCCCTCGAGCATTTGCGGTCTATACCATTGGTGTCAGAGACCCCAACCATAATCTTTGGAATGGACGTGTCCCATGGTGCTGCTGGCCGTTCTGATGTTCCTTCGATTGCAGCT gTTGTTAGCTCGAGAAAATGGCCATGCATTTCTCGCTATAGGGCATCTGTTCGTACACAGTCTTCAAGAGTTGAGATGATTGATGATCTATTTAAACCTCTTCCCCCAACGAAAGAGGATCCAAAGAAAGATGAAGGAATGATCAG GGAACTTCTGGAGGACTTCTACCAAAGTACCCCTAGGTTGAAGCcgcaaaatattattatttttagggATGGGGTAGGCGAGTCACAGTTTAATCAGGTGCTCAATATCGAGCTTGAGGCAATAATGCAG GCATGCAAGTTTTTAGAAGAAAATTGGGATCCAAAGTTCACGGTGATTGTGGCCCAGAAAATTCATCACACGAAGTTTTTTCAATCCAACTCGCCCTTAAATGTTCCACCAG GAACAATTATTGATAGTAAAGTTTGTCACCCGAAGAACAATGACTTTTACTTGTGTGCTCAAAATGGAGCGATT GGAACCACACGACCAACTCATTACCAAGTACTTCTAGATCAGATTGGTTTTTCCGCCGATCAGTTGCAAGAGCTTGTTCATTCCCTGTCCTATGT GTACCAAAGGAGCACCTCTGCCATATCCGTAG TTGCTCCGGTTTGCTATGCTCATTTAGCAGCAGGGCAGATGGCTCAGTTCCTTAAGTTTGATGACATGGCGGACGCTACATCTAGCCATAGTGGTGGTTTTGGTCCTGCAGGTGGTTTCCCACAAATGCCCGAGCTCAAGGAATCCGTGCGCAGTTCTATGTTCTTTTGTTGA
- the LOC122605151 gene encoding protein NUCLEAR FUSION DEFECTIVE 6, mitochondrial-like isoform X3 — protein sequence MATAGRSIFRSTSIRNAAARVASQSKSAPRSPFSTPHRNSLSHRFLRCPVEMSACLESLQPFHTVTSSALMTSMLTLSQNGYGWLPEGVDKTR from the exons ATGGCGACGGCAGGTCGATCTATTTTCCGATCAACCTCCATCCGGAACGCGGCGGCGAGGGTGGCGTCTCAATCGAAATCTGCTCCTCGCTCTCCCTTTTCCACCCCTCATCGGAATTCTTTATCTCACCGCTTTTTACg ATGTCCGGTGGAAATGAGTGCTTGTTTGGAGTCACTGCAACCCTTTCACACCGTTACGTCTTCAGCTTTGATGACATCAATGCTTACTCTTTCTCAAAATGGTTACGGTTGGCTCCCTGAAG GTGTTGACAAGACTAGATGA
- the LOC122604495 gene encoding F-box only protein 11-like, with the protein MEPPRGNKRNPPLNRHQPPPPPNWQPPPNRYYTPPPPSTHYSQTHQQQYYMPQPASPAYDHNMGPPPMVEPHHIELAQSSDFGAFDDLATDDVVPETPNPTPSATPIEEEDDDDEVEECDARGKKKFAGRKPRELWMEEQEVALAQAWIQISECKKFGNKQKAEGFWKRVLQHYASTLGSTNRTFHSLTTKWKVMNADMGKFNGLWIQAFRAKGSGCNDLDITMTALSDYYTKTDKHFSHLPAWNVVKDHDNWKHQECFSNIVGMGISTSSGSSKRKSSDFEEASSDNVLPDMNEDPCPPLPPKKMKKKQVASSSSSATSVADELTNYAQRRTLYMEIKEEKDDLAKRLMATQLEGEMFKNRQCEWKVFKELHDNIVDPVLLECIL; encoded by the exons ATGGAACCACCAAGAGGTAACAAACGAAACCCACCACTGAATCGTCAtcaaccaccacctccaccgAATTGGCAACCACCACCCAATCGGTACtatacaccaccaccaccatccaccCACTACTCCCAGACACACCAACAACAATACTATATGCCACAACCTGCTAGTCCAGCCTACGACCACAACATGGGTCCACCGCCAATGGTCGAACCACACCACATTGAACTTGCACAATCGAGTGACTTTGGTGCTTTTGATGATCTCGCCACTGACGATGTTGTACCTGAAACTCCAAATCCAACTCCATCCGCAACTCCAATCG aagaagaagacgacGATGACGAGGTTGAAGAATGTGATGCTCGTGGGAAGAAAAAGTTTGCCGGGAGAAAGCCGCGTGAACTATGGATGGAAGAACAAGAGGTGGCGTTGGCTCAAGCATGGATTCAAATATCGGAGTGTAAGAAATTTGGGAACAAACAAAAGGCGGAAGGGTTTTGGAAGCGAGTTCTTCAACACTATGCTAGTACCTTGGGTTCGACTAATCGAACCTTTCATAGCTTGACTACCAAGTGGAAGGTGATGAATGCGGATATGGGTAAATTCAACGGGTTGTGGATTCAAGCG TTTCGTGCAAAGGGGAGTGGATGCAATGACTTGGATATTACGATGACCGCTTTGTCCGATTACTATACCAAAACGGACAAGCATTTTAGTCATTTACCGGCGTGGAATGTGGTGAAAGATCATGACAATTGGAAGCACCAAGAATGTTTCTCTAATATTGTAGGAATGGGAATCTCGACGTCTAGCGGATCTTCAAAGAGAAAGTCATCGGATTTTGAAGAGGCAAGCAGCGACAATGTACTACCCGACATGAATGAAGACCCCTGCCCTCCCCTACCAccaaaaaagatgaaaaagaagCAAGTTGCATCGTCCTCTAGCTCGGCGACAAGTGTGGCCGATGAACTCACGAACTACGCACAAAGGAGGACCCTGTATATGGAGATTAAGGAGGAGAAAGACGATTTGGCGAAGCGTTTGATGGCTACACAACTCGAGGGGGAGATGTTCAAGAACCGCCAATGTGAATGGAAGGTGTTTAAGGAGCTGCATGATAACATTGTCGATCCCGTTTTGTTGGAATGCATTCTGTAG
- the LOC122604494 gene encoding uncharacterized protein LOC122604494 has translation MRIGGDLGARYTYFQTRYDRAGRRGFAGVQKYTSAIRQLAYGVNSDFLDEYLQMSEQTSREACLKFCIDLHRMYYVHEQLLRFPGMIGSIDCMHWSWEMCPAAWRGTYTSGHVGRPSLILQAVASNDLWIWNAYFGQQGSHNHINVFEASPLLKEIINGLAPNVPFSANGNHYEKGYYLGDDIYLVYATFVKTFSDPIDEKRRLFKKKQERRQSRVPRLQRSRTEPKSRLLESPNSNGSSDPKSAYRQKHPQHANGKMVNHLWANTPHDFEPPADPFVDLRDYVSTDDDDSD, from the exons ATGCGGATAGGTGGTGATTTGGGGGCTAGGTACACATATTTTCAGACGAGATATGACCGGGCTGGGAGAAGAGGGTTCGCCGGGGTACAGAAGTATACATCTGCAATTCGCCAATTGGCATACGGCGTGAATAGTGATTTCCTTGATGAGTATTTGCAGATGTCTGAGCAAACTTCAAGGGAAGCGTGTCTAAAATTTTGTATCG ATCTGCATCGTATGTACTATGTCCATGAACAACTTCTTCGTTTTCCCGGTATGATTGGTAGTattgattgtatgcattggtCATGGGAGATGTGTCCGGCGGCTTGGCGAGGTACTTACACGAGTGGTCATGTGGGTAGACCGTCATTGATACTGCAGGCTGTAGCATCCAACGATCTATGGATTTGGAATGCTTATTTTGGACAACAAGGTTCGCACAATCATATCAATGTGTTTGAAGCATCGCCGCTTCTTAAGGAAATTATTAACGGCTTGGCACCTAATG TTCCGTTTTCGGCAAACGGAAACCATTACGAGAAGGGCTACTATTTGGGCGATGACATCTATCTTGTATATGCTACATTTGTGAAGACGTTTTCCGACCCGATTGATGAAAAAAGAAggctttttaagaaaaaacaaga ACGAAGGCAAAGCCGTGTGCCAAGACTACAACGCTCAAGAACCGAGCCTAAATCCCGATTATTGGAGTCACCAAACTCCAATGGAAGTTCGGATCCAAAATCTGCATACCGTCAAAAACACCCACAACATGCTAACGGCAAGATGGTTAACCATCTTTGGGCGAACACACCACATGACTTCGAGCCTCCAGCCGATCCCTTCGTCGATCTTCGAGATTATGTTAGCACTGACGATGACGACTCtgattag
- the LOC122605151 gene encoding protein NUCLEAR FUSION DEFECTIVE 6, mitochondrial-like isoform X2, whose amino-acid sequence MATAGRSIFRSTSIRNAAARVASQSKSAPRSPFSTPHRNSLSHRFLRCPVEMSACLESLQPFHTVTSSALMTSMLTLSQNGYGWLPEACNNDA is encoded by the exons ATGGCGACGGCAGGTCGATCTATTTTCCGATCAACCTCCATCCGGAACGCGGCGGCGAGGGTGGCGTCTCAATCGAAATCTGCTCCTCGCTCTCCCTTTTCCACCCCTCATCGGAATTCTTTATCTCACCGCTTTTTACg ATGTCCGGTGGAAATGAGTGCTTGTTTGGAGTCACTGCAACCCTTTCACACCGTTACGTCTTCAGCTTTGATGACATCAATGCTTACTCTTTCTCAAAATGGTTACGGTTGGCTCCCTGAAG CTTGCAACAATGATGCTTGA
- the LOC122605151 gene encoding protein NUCLEAR FUSION DEFECTIVE 6, mitochondrial-like isoform X1: MATAGRSIFRSTSIRNAAARVASQSKSAPRSPFSTPHRNSLSHRFLRCPVEMSACLESLQPFHTVTSSALMTSMLTLSQNGYGWLPEACNDDL; the protein is encoded by the exons ATGGCGACGGCAGGTCGATCTATTTTCCGATCAACCTCCATCCGGAACGCGGCGGCGAGGGTGGCGTCTCAATCGAAATCTGCTCCTCGCTCTCCCTTTTCCACCCCTCATCGGAATTCTTTATCTCACCGCTTTTTACg ATGTCCGGTGGAAATGAGTGCTTGTTTGGAGTCACTGCAACCCTTTCACACCGTTACGTCTTCAGCTTTGATGACATCAATGCTTACTCTTTCTCAAAATGGTTACGGTTGGCTCCCTGAAG CTTGCAATGACGATTTGTGA